One Ignavibacterium album JCM 16511 genomic region harbors:
- a CDS encoding DUF3800 domain-containing protein, translated as MDTYICFNDESGSLEDKKKAFYVRASLVINAIDLKKIEQKVEDIKNQMNLLNLNVEIKWQDLWQIRQCFKKNTSPKDNRLNKIYQYLNSIGKDYHLLIDYCQDSLFVLNEIDCKIILTFTQTNKYKTHKPKDIYKFHIQTHLQRLQMQYQQKDAIILLIYDSIDEKKRTTFKEIYNEIITNGDFIKDYSVVYDCLLFDDSYSNTLLQITDFIAGSFANLLVASEKDNYTNYQKAIEFYFKFIEPKIPKKIMIYGE; from the coding sequence ATGGATACTTATATTTGTTTTAATGATGAGTCGGGTTCTTTGGAAGATAAGAAGAAGGCATTTTATGTAAGAGCCTCTTTAGTAATAAATGCAATTGATTTAAAAAAAATTGAACAAAAAGTGGAGGATATTAAAAATCAAATGAATCTTCTTAATTTAAATGTAGAAATAAAATGGCAAGATTTATGGCAAATTAGACAGTGTTTCAAAAAAAATACAAGCCCCAAAGACAATAGATTAAATAAAATTTATCAATACTTAAATTCCATAGGCAAAGATTATCATTTACTAATTGATTACTGTCAAGATTCTCTTTTTGTTTTAAATGAAATAGATTGCAAAATTATTTTAACTTTTACACAAACAAACAAATATAAAACTCATAAACCTAAAGATATTTATAAATTTCATATTCAAACCCATTTACAAAGATTGCAAATGCAATATCAACAAAAAGATGCTATTATACTATTAATTTACGATTCAATTGATGAGAAAAAAAGAACGACGTTTAAAGAAATTTATAATGAAATAATAACAAATGGAGATTTTATTAAGGACTATTCAGTTGTTTACGATTGTTTATTATTTGACGATTCGTATAGCAATACTCTTCTTCAAATAACAGATTTTATTGCTGGTTCGTTTGCTAATTTATTAGTTGCTTCAGAAAAAGATAATTATACTAACTATCAAAAGGCAATTGAATTTTATTTTAAATTTATTGAACCCAAAATACCGAAAAAAATAATGATATATGGGGAATAG
- a CDS encoding Eco57I restriction-modification methylase domain-containing protein gives MKELENLINQFNGDNLNSLMRAKSRTFRRIDESLPHLNDDQFKDCTLFGEFKINDEYLMVVITSKVNKPLSERTGKKAQYTLGKKFLKESQRYVGGFFIFYDDKGDFRFSLIYDIPLATGKRDWSNFRRYTYFVSKDQTNKTFIKQIEEAEFSSLEKIIEAFSVEKVTKQFYQEIANWYFWAMDKDKVEFPDDEEKDKEKRNAKNLIRLITRIIFIWFMKEKNLVPSTLFEKSYIDKIIDYKDKTGSTYYKAILQNLFFATLNTPMKKDDKKSRIFVEEAIKSGYISDAYLQQGYYRYSRFIKDKNLFLELFENIPFLNGGLFESLDKKIDGKEIRVDCFSDNPKNETRLKVPDELFFLDTEEEIDLSKYLEKGKNKKVTGLLTILKRYNFTIDENTPIDQDVALDPELLGKVFENLLASYNPETATTARKATGSYYTPREIVEYMVNESLIAYLKSSGILPDSDFSDFNGSREASDTFNGSREASDTFSGSREASDTFSGSREASGTFFNPYEDVHLFYGKHGKLPHMQQGSVWYFVTFRLADSLPKEKVEQLEKEREQWLKLHEGKKDKLTEEDKKEYYRLFSERVKEWLNSGYGSCVLKDERIAKIVADALMHFNHKRYDLDDWVIMPNHVHLLIRPKQNFTLSDIMHSIKSFTAHKINELLNSKGNVWMHESYDHIVRNEEAFYAIKNYIRRNPEKAKIKLPDVCCSWEKVDESSRFGDLRSREASDTFNRSREASDTFNRSREASDTFNRSREASDTLFRKLFDYSYDENPFEDEETTLKVIDAIEKIKILDPACGSGAFPMGVLHKLVLALHKLDPENKIWKQRVLNRVPTEIRSETEQSLQNKSIDYIRKLGLIENCIYGVDIQEIAIQISKLRFFISLLVEQQIDDTKPNRDIRALPNLETKFVAANTLIGLKRPEQMNLVAGEIEELEKKLFEVREEIFYTNSRKEKLALQKREKQLREKLKIALKQNGFPNDVAEKITSWDPFDQNTHADWFDPEWMFGITSGFDIIIGNPPYISTKGVDTETKKLFEKFYGFADDTYNHFFFKSFELLKNKGILAFITSKTFWTIQTKKNLRQLLLNNTLLTLFDTANPFENAMVDTCVAIAQKNKALDAHTVLFLDGKKDLQNPEKFTIPQADYAHAPNQVFFIPTDFNKKIYQRLGTKVNQLLNQWWDKISTSKNIEKNKKELEQYRNSLKPGDITLLGLITEGGQGLATANNGKYVGVLEGTKWADNVLKQRPEKLLLATPFCKEKNIKTKADAQTFLNNLNEQAIRQLFDNLKEKYGRDIFGQGWLYRIVSKEEIADVDALSEDEKLNGIKGTRTFVPYDKGDKDGNRWYAPTPYYIDWSRENVKFLKENSGKKGEGMPVVRNPQFYFREGFCWTDVNSTYLKSRLKENGVYDVLTMSLFTSTAYPDWYFVCMINSKFISEYVGDFVNSTSHFQINDARQLPIIIPTQEQLKVFEDIFNRAVSVQKEKFASKISEKEAEEKLEEIQKELDERVLEMYGVK, from the coding sequence ATGAAAGAATTAGAAAACCTTATCAATCAATTCAATGGTGATAATCTGAACTCTCTAATGAGAGCAAAATCCAGAACATTTCGAAGAATTGATGAATCACTCCCGCATCTGAATGATGACCAATTTAAAGACTGCACTCTTTTCGGCGAATTTAAAATTAACGATGAATATTTAATGGTGGTGATTACTTCCAAAGTAAACAAACCTCTCTCTGAACGCACTGGCAAAAAAGCACAATACACACTCGGCAAAAAATTCTTAAAAGAATCGCAGCGATATGTTGGCGGCTTTTTCATTTTTTACGATGACAAAGGCGATTTCAGATTTTCACTCATTTACGATATACCATTAGCTACAGGAAAAAGAGACTGGAGCAATTTCAGAAGATACACTTACTTTGTAAGTAAAGACCAAACAAATAAAACATTCATAAAACAAATTGAAGAAGCAGAATTCTCTTCACTTGAAAAAATTATTGAAGCATTCAGTGTTGAGAAAGTTACCAAACAATTCTATCAGGAAATTGCTAATTGGTATTTCTGGGCAATGGATAAAGATAAAGTTGAATTTCCAGATGATGAGGAAAAAGATAAAGAAAAACGAAATGCTAAAAATCTTATAAGATTAATTACACGAATTATCTTTATCTGGTTTATGAAGGAAAAGAATTTAGTCCCATCCACTTTGTTTGAAAAATCATACATTGATAAAATAATTGATTATAAAGACAAAACCGGAAGCACTTACTACAAAGCAATTCTGCAAAATCTGTTCTTTGCTACTCTTAATACTCCAATGAAAAAAGATGATAAGAAAAGCCGCATTTTTGTAGAGGAGGCTATTAAAAGTGGTTATATCAGCGACGCCTATTTACAGCAAGGTTATTATCGTTACAGCAGATTTATTAAAGACAAAAATTTATTTCTTGAGCTATTTGAAAATATTCCCTTTCTTAATGGCGGATTGTTTGAAAGTCTTGATAAGAAAATTGATGGTAAAGAAATAAGAGTTGATTGCTTCTCCGATAATCCCAAAAATGAAACAAGATTAAAAGTACCAGACGAGCTTTTCTTTCTTGATACTGAAGAAGAAATTGATTTATCCAAATATCTTGAAAAAGGAAAGAACAAAAAAGTAACTGGACTGCTCACTATTCTTAAACGATATAATTTCACAATTGACGAAAATACTCCGATTGATCAAGATGTTGCACTTGATCCAGAACTACTTGGTAAAGTGTTTGAAAACTTGTTAGCATCTTACAATCCAGAAACTGCTACAACTGCACGAAAAGCGACAGGAAGTTATTATACTCCAAGAGAAATTGTTGAATATATGGTTAATGAATCGTTGATAGCATATTTAAAGAGTAGTGGAATCCTCCCGGATTCTGATTTCTCTGATTTCAACGGAAGCCGGGAGGCTTCGGATACTTTCAACGGAAGCCGGGAGGCTTCGGATACTTTCAGCGGAAGCCGGGAGGCTTCGGATACTTTCAGCGGAAGCCGGGAGGCTTCGGGTACTTTTTTTAATCCTTATGAAGATGTTCATTTATTTTATGGTAAACATGGGAAATTGCCACATATGCAACAAGGTAGTGTCTGGTACTTCGTAACTTTCAGATTAGCGGATTCGTTACCAAAAGAAAAAGTTGAACAATTAGAAAAAGAACGTGAGCAATGGCTAAAACTTCATGAAGGGAAAAAAGATAAATTAACGGAGGAAGATAAAAAGGAATATTACAGATTATTTTCAGAACGAGTTAAAGAGTGGTTAAATAGTGGTTATGGTTCTTGTGTTTTGAAAGATGAAAGAATTGCAAAGATAGTTGCTGACGCTTTAATGCATTTTAACCATAAAAGGTATGATTTAGATGATTGGGTGATTATGCCGAATCATGTTCACTTACTTATTAGACCAAAACAGAATTTTACACTATCAGATATAATGCATTCAATTAAATCTTTTACAGCTCATAAAATAAATGAATTATTGAATAGTAAAGGTAATGTTTGGATGCATGAATCATATGACCATATTGTTAGAAATGAAGAGGCATTTTATGCAATCAAAAATTATATAAGACGAAATCCAGAAAAGGCAAAGATTAAGTTGCCTGATGTTTGCTGTTCGTGGGAAAAGGTAGACGAATCGTCCCGATTCGGTGATTTACGAAGCCGGGAGGCTTCAGATACATTTAACAGAAGCCGGGAGGCTTCAGATACATTTAACAGAAGCCGGGAGGCTTCAGATACATTTAACAGAAGCCGGGAGGCTTCGGATACTTTGTTTAGAAAGCTTTTTGATTATTCATACGATGAAAATCCTTTTGAAGATGAAGAGACTACTTTGAAAGTAATTGATGCTATTGAAAAAATTAAAATCCTTGACCCTGCTTGTGGTAGCGGCGCTTTTCCTATGGGCGTTTTACATAAGCTCGTGCTTGCTTTGCATAAACTCGATCCTGAAAATAAAATATGGAAGCAAAGAGTTCTTAACAGAGTGCCGACAGAGATTCGCAGCGAAACCGAGCAATCGTTACAAAACAAATCAATTGATTATATAAGAAAATTGGGTTTGATTGAAAATTGTATTTACGGGGTTGATATACAGGAAATTGCCATTCAAATAAGCAAGCTGAGATTTTTTATTTCACTACTGGTTGAGCAGCAAATTGATGATACAAAACCAAACCGTGATATTCGTGCTTTGCCAAATCTTGAAACGAAATTTGTTGCAGCTAATACTTTAATAGGATTGAAGCGACCAGAACAAATGAATTTGGTTGCGGGTGAAATTGAAGAACTTGAAAAGAAATTATTTGAAGTTAGAGAAGAAATATTTTACACAAACAGTCGCAAAGAAAAATTAGCATTGCAGAAAAGAGAAAAGCAATTAAGAGAAAAACTGAAAATTGCATTAAAGCAAAACGGCTTTCCGAATGATGTTGCAGAAAAGATTACAAGCTGGGACCCATTCGACCAGAACACTCACGCAGATTGGTTCGACCCAGAATGGATGTTCGGCATAACTTCAGGCTTCGACATCATCATCGGCAATCCGCCTTATATCTCTACCAAAGGTGTAGATACCGAAACCAAAAAACTATTTGAAAAATTCTATGGATTTGCCGATGATACTTACAACCATTTCTTCTTTAAATCTTTTGAACTGCTCAAAAACAAAGGCATACTCGCTTTTATTACTTCCAAAACCTTTTGGACTATCCAAACCAAAAAGAACTTACGACAACTTCTGTTGAATAATACCTTGCTTACGCTCTTTGATACCGCTAATCCCTTTGAAAATGCTATGGTAGATACCTGTGTAGCCATTGCTCAAAAAAATAAAGCCCTTGATGCTCACACCGTCCTGTTTTTAGACGGAAAAAAAGACCTGCAAAACCCCGAAAAATTTACTATCCCACAAGCAGATTATGCCCATGCCCCTAACCAGGTATTTTTTATCCCCACCGATTTCAACAAAAAAATTTACCAACGATTAGGAACAAAAGTAAATCAATTACTCAACCAATGGTGGGATAAAATTTCTACCAGCAAAAACATTGAAAAAAATAAAAAAGAACTTGAACAATATCGCAACTCGCTAAAACCAGGCGATATTACCCTGCTCGGACTGATTACAGAAGGTGGACAAGGACTGGCAACAGCCAACAATGGTAAATATGTAGGCGTATTAGAAGGCACCAAATGGGCAGATAATGTTCTCAAACAACGCCCCGAAAAACTTTTATTAGCCACACCGTTTTGTAAAGAAAAAAACATAAAAACCAAAGCCGATGCACAGACGTTTCTCAATAATCTTAACGAACAAGCAATCCGCCAACTCTTTGACAATTTAAAAGAAAAATACGGCAGAGATATATTTGGGCAGGGCTGGCTGTATCGCATTGTAAGCAAGGAAGAAATAGCCGATGTAGATGCTCTTTCAGAAGATGAAAAGTTAAACGGTATAAAAGGTACCAGAACATTTGTTCCCTACGACAAAGGCGATAAAGACGGCAACCGTTGGTATGCTCCAACACCTTACTATATTGACTGGAGTAGAGAGAATGTAAAATTTTTAAAAGAAAATTCCGGTAAAAAGGGAGAAGGTATGCCCGTTGTCCGTAATCCACAATTCTACTTCAGAGAAGGTTTTTGTTGGACAGATGTTAACTCAACTTACTTAAAATCAAGATTAAAAGAAAATGGTGTATATGATGTTTTAACAATGTCACTATTTACAAGTACAGCATATCCTGACTGGTATTTTGTGTGTATGATTAATTCAAAATTTATTAGTGAATATGTTGGCGATTTTGTAAATTCTACCTCTCATTTTCAAATCAACGATGCCCGCCAATTGCCTATTATCATTCCTACACAAGAGCAATTAAAAGTATTTGAGGATATATTTAACCGTGCAGTTTCCGTGCAAAAGGAAAAATTTGCAAGCAAGATAAGCGAAAAAGAAGCCGAAGAAAAATTAGAGGAAATACAAAAAGAATTAGATGAAAGAGTATTGGAGATGTATGGGGTGAAATAA
- a CDS encoding helicase-related protein, whose translation MKNFITNQETKELRKRLNQLISKSEELKFLIGFFYFSGIKELYEGLKDNDKVILKVLVGLDVDKFNFNLIEYSNDERLSDEEKIYNFLESVKKSVNSDLFDNKIFYEQVQYFIKLILEDRLLIRKTSKPNHSKLYIFKLEESQVGKSKLFITGSSNLTNAGLTTQNEFNVEISDYGFEEAEEYFDSLWNDAVRITESDDDKIRLINLIENETLIKKVTPFEAYALILKTYLDSFQHKKIATSLKKLLTDKGYKLYKYQIDAVEMAISVIEKNNGVLIADVVGLGKTIIACMVAKHLRSRGVVICPPGLIGDDNKTEGWKKYLNEFQLYDWEVRSLGDLEKTLEFVKSNDDIEVIIVDEAHRFRNQDTKGYELLKNICRNKKVILLTATPFNNKPEDVLALLNLFLIPRKSTITLDSDLIAIFRSINYLFDKLAFIKKNYNSKDRKKAKTAKQYYQTFFGDDEIDLSKIKRKSHQLAKHIRDVIEPITIRRNRLDLLKNPDYKNEVKELSEVKDPQEWFYELTKEQSAFYDEIITKYFEDPDEGGKFLGAIYRPFQYEEGYGRTLFDDEKDLEKNREYLQQRNLFDIMRRLIVKRFESSFGAFRQSLINFKNINEKVLKFIEKTGNGDPLKGEYILDRDLLESIVEKTSDEIEEALRDYEQQITAGVYPKKHKRYKIEKFKDAKGFIADIKSDIKLFDEVLEKLDKLNLIEYDPKTECLLNHLSEELNRPNNEGEPKRKIVIFSEYADTVKYVRDKLETLKPEIAERTLVVTGSIPESKISEINRNFDASLKKQEDDYDVLLTTDKLSEGFNLNRAGMVINYDIPWNPVRVIQRLGRINRISKKVFAHLYIINFFPTEKGAQLVKSREIAQNKMFMIHNTLGEDSKIFDPEEEPSPAKLYQKLLQNPEESEEESFYTKVLNLYIEIKNNHPEVIESLSQIPRRVKVTKQSDNDEMIVCIMKNRMFMKTAKVLDEKVEVNDSSLELVLDKIKCEPDEKALDIDDDFWRMYSTVKEEKEKFYQATSALSNEKKALNNLDFLIRANQNESLLPLKKFLRTLREDLLDYGTLPDYTIRRIANIKLNDVQLKEAIEEIKSIKDELGEDYLEKEKSKLSKEEKEIIIAVRNKP comes from the coding sequence ATGAAAAATTTTATCACTAATCAGGAGACAAAAGAGCTTCGGAAAAGATTAAATCAATTAATTTCTAAAAGTGAAGAGCTGAAATTTTTAATTGGATTTTTCTACTTTTCCGGAATCAAAGAACTATATGAAGGATTAAAAGATAATGACAAAGTTATTCTAAAAGTTCTTGTTGGATTGGATGTTGATAAATTTAATTTCAATTTAATTGAATACTCGAACGACGAAAGATTAAGTGATGAAGAAAAAATTTATAACTTTCTCGAATCTGTGAAAAAATCTGTTAATAGTGATTTGTTCGACAATAAAATATTTTATGAACAAGTCCAGTATTTTATAAAACTTATTCTTGAAGACAGATTACTGATTAGAAAAACCTCAAAACCAAATCATTCTAAATTATATATTTTCAAGCTTGAAGAATCACAGGTAGGCAAATCGAAATTGTTCATAACAGGTAGCAGTAATCTCACTAACGCTGGCTTGACTACTCAAAATGAATTTAATGTTGAAATATCCGATTATGGCTTTGAAGAAGCTGAAGAATATTTTGACAGTCTTTGGAATGATGCTGTTAGAATTACAGAATCCGATGATGATAAAATTCGTTTAATTAATTTGATTGAGAATGAAACTTTAATAAAAAAAGTTACTCCCTTTGAAGCGTATGCACTGATATTAAAAACATATCTTGACTCATTCCAGCATAAGAAAATCGCTACATCCTTAAAGAAGTTACTAACTGATAAAGGTTATAAATTATACAAGTACCAGATAGATGCAGTTGAGATGGCAATTTCTGTAATTGAAAAAAACAATGGTGTTCTGATTGCGGATGTAGTTGGACTTGGGAAAACGATTATTGCTTGTATGGTTGCAAAACATCTTCGATCCAGAGGTGTTGTGATTTGTCCACCGGGATTAATTGGTGATGATAATAAAACAGAAGGATGGAAAAAATATTTAAATGAATTTCAATTATATGATTGGGAAGTTCGATCGTTAGGTGATCTTGAAAAAACTCTTGAGTTTGTTAAATCAAATGATGATATAGAAGTGATTATTGTGGATGAAGCACACAGATTCAGAAATCAGGATACAAAAGGTTATGAGCTGCTGAAAAACATCTGTCGGAATAAAAAAGTAATTCTGTTAACTGCCACACCATTCAATAACAAACCGGAAGATGTACTGGCATTATTAAATTTATTCCTGATTCCCAGAAAATCAACCATAACTCTTGATAGCGATTTGATAGCAATCTTCAGGTCTATAAATTATTTATTTGATAAACTTGCATTCATCAAAAAAAATTATAATTCTAAAGACAGAAAAAAAGCCAAAACTGCTAAGCAATATTATCAAACTTTTTTCGGGGACGATGAAATAGATCTAAGCAAGATTAAAAGAAAATCTCACCAGCTTGCTAAACATATCAGAGATGTAATTGAACCAATCACAATTCGCAGGAACAGATTGGATTTATTAAAAAATCCAGATTATAAAAATGAAGTCAAAGAATTATCGGAAGTTAAAGACCCGCAGGAATGGTTTTATGAATTAACCAAAGAACAATCGGCATTTTATGACGAGATAATCACTAAGTATTTTGAAGACCCGGACGAAGGCGGAAAATTCCTGGGTGCTATTTACAGACCTTTCCAGTATGAAGAAGGATATGGACGAACTCTTTTTGATGATGAGAAAGATCTCGAAAAGAATCGTGAGTATTTACAGCAGCGTAACTTATTTGATATTATGCGCCGTTTAATTGTGAAAAGATTTGAAAGCTCTTTTGGTGCATTCAGACAGAGCTTAATTAATTTCAAAAATATAAATGAAAAGGTGCTGAAGTTTATTGAGAAAACCGGTAATGGTGATCCATTGAAAGGCGAGTATATTCTTGATAGAGATTTACTTGAAAGTATTGTCGAGAAAACATCGGATGAAATTGAGGAAGCATTAAGGGATTATGAACAACAAATTACTGCCGGTGTGTATCCTAAAAAACATAAGCGTTATAAAATAGAAAAGTTTAAAGATGCCAAAGGTTTTATAGCAGATATAAAGTCGGATATAAAATTATTTGATGAAGTTCTCGAAAAACTTGATAAGTTGAACTTAATCGAATATGATCCTAAAACTGAGTGTTTGTTAAATCATTTATCTGAAGAATTAAACAGACCAAACAATGAAGGTGAACCAAAAAGAAAAATTGTGATTTTCTCAGAGTATGCTGATACTGTAAAATATGTCAGAGATAAACTCGAAACATTAAAACCGGAAATCGCTGAAAGAACATTGGTTGTAACCGGTTCTATTCCCGAATCTAAAATAAGTGAGATAAACAGAAACTTTGACGCATCATTAAAAAAGCAAGAGGATGATTATGATGTGCTTTTAACAACTGATAAGTTGAGTGAAGGCTTTAACTTAAACCGTGCAGGAATGGTTATCAATTATGATATTCCCTGGAATCCTGTCAGAGTAATTCAAAGACTTGGTAGAATAAATCGTATCAGCAAGAAAGTATTTGCTCATCTTTATATAATTAATTTCTTCCCGACAGAGAAGGGTGCTCAGCTTGTAAAATCAAGAGAGATTGCACAGAATAAAATGTTTATGATTCACAACACTCTTGGTGAAGATTCAAAAATATTTGATCCCGAAGAAGAACCATCTCCGGCAAAACTTTATCAGAAGTTACTTCAGAATCCGGAAGAGAGTGAAGAAGAAAGTTTCTATACAAAGGTTCTTAATCTTTATATAGAAATTAAAAACAATCATCCCGAAGTAATCGAATCTTTATCGCAAATTCCCAGGCGTGTAAAAGTAACGAAACAATCTGATAATGATGAAATGATTGTTTGCATAATGAAAAACAGAATGTTTATGAAAACTGCAAAAGTTCTGGATGAAAAAGTTGAAGTGAATGATTCATCGCTCGAACTGGTTCTTGATAAAATAAAATGCGAACCAGATGAAAAAGCACTCGATATTGATGATGATTTCTGGAGAATGTATAGCACTGTAAAAGAGGAGAAAGAAAAGTTTTATCAGGCAACTTCGGCGTTAAGCAATGAGAAGAAAGCATTGAACAATCTTGATTTTCTGATAAGAGCTAATCAAAACGAATCACTTTTACCGCTTAAGAAGTTTCTGAGAACTTTGAGAGAGGATTTACTTGATTACGGCACTTTGCCTGATTATACAATCAGACGCATTGCTAATATTAAATTGAATGATGTTCAGTTAAAAGAAGCAATTGAAGAAATAAAATCAATCAAAGATGAATTAGGCGAAGATTATCTTGAGAAAGAAAAGAGTAAACTCAGTAAAGAAGAAAAAGAAATAATTATTGCAGTAAGAAATAAACCTTAG